In the genome of Megalops cyprinoides isolate fMegCyp1 chromosome 7, fMegCyp1.pri, whole genome shotgun sequence, one region contains:
- the LOC118780093 gene encoding transmembrane protein 88B-like, with the protein MCGIDVDLDDGGEEGKEQEEECGMGSERVQMLPPPPAHSDAGAWGGRRGRGGCLAWAAALALWNVAVAAACVLIMAAVFALVLLPTVLLLYAGFLCHSRVLNSPSPVCRYLDDNSCSALIILGFVMMSPLVVVAAATFCGLAHRLHLFLLFQPMARARHRGGGWGWDRHVRAWV; encoded by the exons ATGTGCGGCATAGACGTGGACCTGGACGACGGAGGGGAAGaagggaaggagcaggaggaggagtgcGGCATGGGATCGGAGCGGGTTCAGAtgctgccccctcccccggcGCACAGCGACGCGGGGGCGTGGGGCGGGAGACGCGGGCGGGGCGGGTGCCTGGCCTGGGCGGCGGCGCTGGCACTGTGGAACGTGGCGGTGGCGGCCGCGTGCGTGCTGATCATGGCCGCCGTGTTTGCCCTGGTGCTGCTCCCCACCGTCCTGCTGCTGTACGCCGGCTTCCTCTGCCACTCGCGG GTTTTGAACTCTCCTTCACCTGTCTGCCGGTACCTTGACGACAACAGCTGCTCTGCCCTCATCATCCTGGGCTTCGTGATGATGTCACCGCTTGTTGTGGTGGCTGCAGCCACCTTCTGTGGCCTGGCACACAGACTCCACCTCTTCCTGCTGTTTCAGCCAATGGCACGTGCCCGGCACCGCGGAGGAGGCTGGGGCTGGGACAGACATGTTCGGGCCTGGGTCTAA
- the tmco4 gene encoding transmembrane and coiled-coil domain-containing protein 4, with product MDTTGGTDMGPGSSADPEGEEPVPDGQGIPESEAVIGRQLSEPGRFAYAGLCGVSLGQLFPGPEHRCFREQYLEGLVRWLDLDDSVMPVMGAFLAGLGFEGSDTFLSILQGEPLLSAGATPIMQDLVSFSLKDGQYDARARVLIRHVSCLLRVSPQQLEEFEETLGERLREGGEESEEESSRRQRRERGRKLRRYLLIGLATVGGGTVIGVTGGLAAPLVAAGAGAVLGAGGAAVLGSATGIAIMASLFGAAGAGLAGYKMNKRVGAIEEFEFLPLSPGKRLHVTVAVTGWLCSGKYSSFQSPWCSLGACGEQYCLVWESRFLRDLGSALDSLLDGLVSIVAQEALKYTVLSGIVTALTWPASLLAVASVIDNPWGVCLSRSAEVGKHLAQVLRSRQQGKRPVSLIGFSLGARVIYFCLQELANDTGSEGVVEDAILLGAPVDGSAKQWERMSRVVAGKIVNGYCRGDWLLGFLYRGSSAQLCVAGLQPISLDDRRMINVDLSSVVKGHLDYMRQMDTILVAVGVPTRERAGVIAGAPPKITVEKSEPGQDQSAEEGGVSRRSGLASAGDEGQGGTEKEECADGWDIPDISDLLDSLNDADISSQQCVLGSSVDSPDQNNICQESSSVPEPQGGGEGPERTEWDAEITDWDWNTTHWSAEHTDCHPDTGHTLHDQLPNRSTSSSQQGAAVSYLSKDRDCGPTLSDSHHTGVADQRAKSKYMDSNSNFQ from the exons ATGGACACCACCGGAGGAACGGATATGGGTCCAGGCTCATCCGCAG ATCcagagggggaggagccggTACCAGATGGGCAGGGCATACCTGAATCGGAGGCAGTGATTGGCAGGCAGCTTAGTGAGCCAGGTCGCTTTGCCTATGCGGGCTTATGTGGGGTGTCTTTGGGCCAGCTCTTTCCAGGGCCTGAGCACAG GTGCTTTCGAGAGCAGTACCTGGAGGGTCTCGTGCGATGGCTGGATCTGGACGATTCGGTGATGCCGGTCATGGGAGCGTTCCTCGCAGGGCTGGGGTTCGAGGGCAGCGACACCTTCCTCTCCATCCTGCAGGGGGAGCCGCTGCTGAGCGCTGGGGCCACGCCCATCATGCAG GACCTGGTGTCCTTCTCTTTGAAAGATG GTCAGTACGACGCCCGGGCCCGGGTTCTGATCCGACACGTCAGCTGCCTGCTCCGCGTGTCGccgcagcagctggaggagttTGAGGAGACGctgggagagagactgagagagggaggagaggaaagcga AGAAGAGTCATCTCGCCGGCAGagaagggaaagaggaagaaaactGCGTCGCTACTTGCTGATTGGTCTGGCGACCGTGGGCGGGGGCACTGTGATTG GAGTGACaggggggctggcggctccTCTGGTTGCAGCAGGGGCGGGGGCGGTGCTGGGAGCGGGTGGGGCCGCCGTGCTGGGCTCGGCTACAGGCATCGCCATCATGGCCTCCCTTTTCGGCGCTGCGGGGGCGGGGCTAGCAG GGTATAAGATGAACAAGCGGGTGGGGGCGATCGAGGAGTTCGAGTTCCTGCCGCTGAGCCCGGGGAAACGGCTCCACGTGACGGTGGCAGTGACGGGGTGGCTGTGCAGTGGGAAATACA gtTCGTTCCAGTCTCCCTGGTGCAGTCTGGGTGCGTGTGGGGAGCAGTACTGCCTGGTGTGGGAGTCACGTTTCCTGCGAGACCTGGGTTCGGCTCTGGACTCCCTGCTAGATGGGCTGGTCAGCATTGTGGCACAGGAGGCCCTGAAGTACACTGTGCTGTCAG GTATTGTAACGGCGCTTACATGGCCTGCTTCCCTATTGGCCGTGGCCAGTGTGATTGACAACCCCTGGGGGGTGTGTCTGAGCCGCTCTGCTGAGGTGGGGAAACATCTGGCCCAAGTCCTGAGGAGCAGGCAACAG GGGAAGCGTCCTGTCAGTCTGATCGGCTTCAGCCTCGGAGCAAGGGTCATCTACTTCTGTCTGCAGGAGCTGGCAAATGACACAG GCAGCGAGGGTGTAGTGGAGGATGCCATCCTGCTGGGGGCGCCGGTGGATGGGTCGGCCAAGCAGTGGGAAAGAATGTCCAGGGTGGTCGCCGGGAAGATCGTCAATGGATACTGCAG AGGGGACTGGCTCCTGGGATTCCTCTACCGCGGGTCATCTGCCCAGCTGTGTGTCGCAGGgcttcagccaatcagcttgGACGATCGCCGCATGATCAATGTGGATCTGTCCTCAGTG gtcaaaggtcatctaGATTACATGCGTCAGATGGACACTATCCTTGTGGCGGTGGGAGTGCCCACTCGCGAAAGGGCAGGGGTCATAGCCGGGGCACCACCGAAGATCACAGTGGAGAAGTCAGAGCCTGGACAGGACCAATCGGCTGAAGAGGGCGGAGTTTCCAGAA GGAGCGGTTTGGCCAGCGCCGGGGACGAGGGGCAAGGGggaacagaaaaagaggagtGCGCAGATGGTTGGGACATCCCGGACATTTCTGATCTGTTGGATTCCCTGAACGATGCAGACATCTCTTCCCAGCAATGTGTCCTGGGTAGCTCAGTGGACAGCCCCGACCAGAACAACATCTGCCAGGAGTCATCTTCAGTTCCAGAGCCTCAGGGCGGAGGAGAGGGGCCAGAGAGGACAGAATGGGACGCTGAAATCACAGACTGGGACTGGAACACAACACACTGGAGCGCTGAGCACACAGACTGTCACCCTGATACTGGGCACACGTTACATGACCAGCTGCCCAACCGCAGTACCTCCTCTAGccagcagggagcagcagtgtcatATTTGTCCAAGGACAGAGACTGTGGACCTACACTCTCAGACTCACACCACACAGGGGTAGCAGACCAGAGGGCAAAGAGCAAGTACATGGACTCAAATAGCAACTTTCAATAG
- the htr6 gene encoding 5-hydroxytryptamine receptor 6 — protein sequence MDDSSSPGETAAGGGGGGGGAGSNWGYNGSIPWGANGAAWGAGSSGAWLLAGVLSLIILMTACGNVLLIGLVFSQRSLRCTSNCFLVSLFLSDLMVALVVMPPAMLNALCGAWVLWPAFCPVWLCFDIMCCSASILNLCVISLDRYLLIISPLRYKQRMTPPRALLLVGGAWGLAALTSFLPIEMGWHSLGHGGRDHAPGTAGALNGSLAEFAAPHLQPAPYLALPLPPSAAAPSQCRLRVSLPFALVASCLTFFLPSTAICFTYCRILLAARRQARQVAALTHPPHPPPHSPGGPSHPPSPGLATGHAPADRDYCSHQEPPTQRNAQSSVSSERRLAHRQGRRALKASLTLGVLLGLFFSAWLPFFITNMAQAVCECVPPALFDTLTWLGYCNSTMNPIIYPLFMRDFKRALGRLLPCCSSSSSSSPRRPSPPLSLSLRNSGEPHLPSDPPSLTSDPPQPPATATDAVNLLDAEHAGSELPLLLPNQVDTLD from the exons ATGGACGACTCGAGCTCACCTGGAGAAACCgctgcaggaggtggaggaggaggagggggtgccGGCTCGAACTGGGGCTACAACGGCAGTATCCCTTGGGGTGCGAACGGGGCCGCCTGGGGCGCGGGCAGCAGCGGGGCGTGGCTCCTGGCCGGCGTGCTGTCCCTCATCATCCTGATGACGGCGTGCGGCAACGTGCTGCTGATCGGCCTGGTGTTCTCCCAGCGCTCCCTGCGCTGCACCTCCAACTGCTTCCTGGTGTCGCTCTTCCTCTCCGACCTGATGGTGGCGCTGGTGGTGATGCCGCCCGCCATGTTGAACGCGCTGTGCGGCGCCTGGGTGCTGTGGCCGGCCTTCTGCCCCGTCTGGCTCTGCTTCGACATCATGTGCTGCAGCGCCTCCATCCTCAACCTGTGCGTGATCAGCCTGGACCGCTACCTGCTGATCATCTCGCCGCTGCGCTACAAGCAGCGCATGACCCCGCCGCGGGCGCTGCTGCtggtgggcggggcctgggGGCTGGCTGCTCTCACCTCCTTCCTGCCCATTGAGATGGGCTGGCACAGCCTGGGCCACGGCGGCCGGGACCACGCCCCCGGGACGGCGGGCGCCCTCAACGGCAGCCTCGCCGAATTCGCCGCCCCTCACCTCCAGCCCGCCCCGTACCtggccctccccctcccaccctcgGCCGCTGCCCCCTCCCAGTGCCGCCTGCGGGTCAGCCTGCCCTTTGCCCTGGTGGCCTCCTGCCTCACCTTTTTCCTGCCCTCCACCGCCATCTGCTTCACCTACTGCCGCATCCTGCTGGCAGCTCGGAGGCAGGCCCGCCAGGTGGCGGCACTCACgcaccccccgcaccccccaccccactcgCCCGGGGGGCCGTCCCACCCCCCATCGCCCGGGCTGGCCACCGGGCACGCTCCCGCCGACCGGGACTACTGCAGCCACCAAGAGCCGCCCACACAACGCAACGCCCAG TCGTCGGTGAGCAGCGAGAGGAGGCTGGCACACAGGCAGGGGCGGAGGGCTCTGAAGGCCAGCCTGACCCTCGGTGTCCTGCTGGGGCTCTTTTTCAGCGCCTGGCTGCCCTTCTTCATCACCAACATGGCGcag gcagtgtgtgagtgcgtgccCCCTGCCCTCTTCGACACCCTCACCTGGCTGGGCTACTGCAACAGCACCATGAACCCCATCATCTACCCCCTCTTCATGCGGGACTTCAAGCGCGCCCTGGGGAGACTcctgccctgctgctcctcctcctcctccagctccccccGCCGTCCCTctcccccgctctccctctccctccgcaACTCCGGTGAGCCCCACCTGCCCTCcgaccccccctccctgaccTCCGACCCGCCCCAGCCCCCCGCCACAGCCACGGACGCTGTCAACCTGCTGGACGCCGAGCATGCTGGGAGCGAGCTGCCGCTGCTCCTGCCCAATCAGGTGGACACTCTGGACTGA
- the LOC118781374 gene encoding neuroblastoma suppressor of tumorigenicity 1-like has protein sequence MWKWAVIGWTLLGLCVAAPPQHINRLALFPDKSAWCEAKNITQIIGHTGCQPQSIQNRACLGQCFSYSVPNTFPQSTESLVHCDSCMPAQMQWEVVTLECPGSAEVPRVDKLVERILHCSCQSCSKEAGQEGALLQLFPSEATAEPPPRSDGGGGGGGGGGSRSRSHSYAHAHAQRAHAHSASHPHAHAHMPAGG, from the exons ATGTGGAAGTGGGCCGTGATTGGCTGGACCCTGCTGGGCCTGTGTGTGGCAGCTCCGCCCCAGCACATCAATCGCTTGGCGCTGTTCCCCGACAAGAGTGCTTGGTGTGAGGCCAAGAACATCACTCAGATCATCGGGCACACTGGCTGCCAGCCCCAGTCTATACAgaacag GGCATGTCTGGGGCAGTGCTTCAGCTACAGCGTTCCCAACACGTTCCCGCAGTCCACCGAGTCTCTGGTGCACTGCGACTCCTGCATGCCTGCGCAGATGCAGTGGGAGGTG GTGACCCTGGAGTGCCCCGGAAGCGCGGAGGTGCCCCGCGTGGACAAGCTGGTGGAGCGCATTCTGCACTGCAGCTGCCAGTCCTGCAGCAAGGAGGCGggccaggagggggcgctgcTGCAGCTCTTTCCCTCCGAGGCCACGGCAGAGCCCCCTCCCAGGAGcgacggcggcggcggcggcggcggcggcggcggctcCCGCTCCCGCTCTCATTCCtatgcgcacgcacacgcacagcgAGCTCATGCACACTCAGCctcacacccacacgcacacgcacacatgcctGCAGGGGGGTAG